In Trichoderma asperellum chromosome 1, complete sequence, a single window of DNA contains:
- a CDS encoding uncharacterized protein (EggNog:ENOG41~antiSMASH:Cluster_1.8), giving the protein MKPDANDHPRLSTSQDLHHNNLKDILKYSLNETSKPINMKFTTTAVVAIAALVESASALGKARVVNKCPFSVTLWSVGSAISQPTTLAQGGSYGETFSRDPVTGGRAIKVTVQPDGLYTGKPETIFATNLQDNTIWYDLSDVFGDAFSGKKVTVTSANTACPQIVWSNGVPPAGSQVKNCGADKDVTLTLCA; this is encoded by the exons ATGAAGCCTGACGCT AACGACCATCCCAGGCTCTCAACATCTCAAGACTTACATCACAACAATCTTAAAGACATTCTCAAATATTCCCTAAACGAAACTTCTAAACCAATCAACATGAAGTTCACCACCACTGCCGTTGTTGCCATTGCTGCACTCGTTGAGTCAGCCTCTGCCTTGGGCAAAGCTCGCGTTGTCAACAAGTGCCCCTTCAGCGTCACTCTCTGGTCTGTTGGCAGCGCCATCTCTCAGCCAACAACTCTTGCTCAGGGTGGTTCATATGGCGAGACCTTTTCTCGCGATCCTGTCACCGGCGGCCGTGCCATCAAAGTCACTGTCCAGCCTGATGGCCTCTATACCGGCAAGCCAGAGACCATTTTTGCTACAAATCTCCAAGACAACACCATCTGGTACGACCTTTCGGATGTTTTCGGCGATGCTTTCAGCGGGAAGAAAGTGACTGTTACCAGCGCAAATACTGCGTGCCCCCAAATCGTTTGGTCAAACGGTGTTCCTCCTGCGGGAAGCCAAGTCAAGAACTGCGGCGCGGATAAGGATGTGACTTTGACGCTATGTGCTTAA
- a CDS encoding uncharacterized protein (SECRETED:SignalP(1-23)~SMCOG1075:alkaline serine protease, subtilase family~MEROPS:MER0047718~antiSMASH:Cluster_1.8~EggNog:ENOG41), whose translation MVAYLRLLPLLGLLLADGTGVAAQGVQGVSKGQKSWTKESQSFFVPGAYIVEFEDENDEAALFSDLHRHGFSATKRQSLNSTLFKGASFQLNSINLDPLSTAARIASVPSVKQAWPVHLLKRPGSSTLTPPSGDFNHSDEVANIIHRAKSANDTYSPHVAVQIDKLHNAGITGKGIKIGIIDTGVDFNHPALGGCFGKGCVVTYGKDLVGDNYDGSNTPVPGPEPYANCTTHGTHVTGIIGARSNPVGIVGAAPGAEIGMYRVFGCTGDVGADVAMAAATQAFEDGSDVLSLSLGGASGWTEDAFSVLLQRIVDAGVPCAVANGNSGSAGLFTAGTPANGKGVTAVSSVENTLTPYYGTIGYANTDKTSTAGQLPFVYANGGNPLPNITLPVFAITPNVTTDGTYASCNPLNSNAPTDLSGYIVLVQYTLGPCDTWTVAEFLAKNNNAKYILYWLDQSGNAYSPGSDAVGYGMTTQLQGQIWIDQLDSGKDLYLTFFDSASAPKGSSFLPNPTNPNTIDTFTSWGPTWQADVNPSISTVGGSILSTYPLSAGSYAVESGTSMATPLMASIYALLMEARGTKDPKTLLNVLSSTALQLPFYDGTTLYNELAPVAQQGGGLAQAYDAAHATTLLSVSSISFNDTDNFVKKKSFAIKNTGKKSVTYTIGHNPTLTMYTFGDGSTGHYSAPFPNPIADGAAASLSFSEKKVTVPAGGSAAITVVATPPHGLNATEVPVYSGYITLNATSGENLAIPYLGVVGSLAKLPVLDTDFNYMIRETVFVLDPVPANYTYVVPVPTSTVWNETLVPLPDYPAILLQIDAGSPLFRVDLVAVGDTKSKVNTTNVLGADIVGTLPGFPIPFAPKGEWIVAYTGMTQEGIATPAGTYQFLVRAAKVYGDVNNPKDFESMLTQPFNMAYNWTAAAPSN comes from the exons ATGGTGGCGTACCTCCGCTTGCTGCCCCTTTTGGGTCTGCTTCTAGCAGATGGGACTGGTGTAGCGGCTCAAGGTGTCCAAGGGGTGTCCAAAGGGCAAAAGAGCTGGACAAAAGAAAGCCAATCCTTTTTTGTTCCAGGTGCTTACATTGTTGAATTTGAAGACGAGAAT GACGAAGCAGCTCTGTTTAGCGATCTCCACAGACACGGGTTTTCTGCAACCAAGCGACAGAGTCTCAACTCTACTCTTTTCAAAGGAGCTTCTTTTCAGTTGAATTCCATTAATCTGGATCCGTTGTCTACGGCTGCCAGGATTGCATCAGTTCCTTCTGTGAAGCAAGCTTGGCCTGTTCACCTTCTAAAGCGCCCAGGAAGCTCAACACTCACCCCACCAAGTGGTGATTTTAACCACTCGGATGAAGTTGCAAATATCATCCACAGAGCAAAGTCCGCCAACGACACCTATTCACCCCACGTTGCCGTTCAGATCGATAAACTTCACAATGCAGGAATCACGGGCAAGGGCATCAAGATCGGTATCATCGATACTGGAGTTGACTTCAACCACCCTGCTCTGGGTGGATGCTTCGGAAAAGGCTGTGTAGTCACTTACGGAAAGGACCTGGTTGGTGACAACTATGACGGCTCCAATACTCCTGTTCCTGGCCCTGAGCCCTATGCTAACTGTACTACCCACGGAACACACGTTACTGGCATCATTGGTGCTCGGTCAAACCCTGTGGGAATTGTTGGTGCTGCCCCTGGCGCAGAAATTGGCATGTACCGAGTCTTTGGCTGTACTGGTGATGTTGGAGCCGACGTTGCAATGGCGGCAGCCACCCAGGCTTTCGAAGACGGGTCAGATGTTCTCTCACTGTCTCTTGGTGGAGCCTCTGGTTGGACAGAGGACGCCTTCTCCGTTCTCTTGCAAAGAATCGTGGATGCTGGCGTCCCATGTGCTGTCGCCAACGGTAATTCCGGCTCAGCAGGATTGTTCACTGCAGGCACCCCAGCCAACGGCAAAGGCGTGACGGCAGTATCGTCTGTCGAGAATACGCTAACACCGTATTACGGTACCATTGGATACGCAAACACAGATAAAACTTCCACAGCTGGCCAGCTTCCATTCGTTTACGCAAACGGAGGAAATCCACTCCCGAATATTACTCTGCCTGTATTTGCAATTACCCCCAATGTCACCACAGATGGCACTTATGCCTCTTGCAACCCTCTCAATAGCAATGCGCCGACCGACCTCAGTGGTTACATTGTTCTTGTTCAGTATACCCTTGGTCCATGTGATACTTGGACTGTTGCAGAGTTCCTTGCAAAGAATAATAATGCTAAATACATTTTGTACTGGCTCGACCAGTCAGGAAA CGCTTACTCTCCTGGCTCGGACGCAGTAGGTTATGGAATGACTACCCAACTGCAAGGCCAAATCTGGATTGATCAACTGGACAGCGGCAAGGACCTGTACCTGACCTTTTTCGACTCAGCATCTGCGCCCAAGGGTTCAAGTTTCCTCCCTAACCCTACCAATCCCAACACCATTGACACCTTCACCAGCTGGGGCCCAACATGGCAAGCAGATGTCAACCCTTCAATCTCCACAGTCGGAGGTTCTATTCTTTCTACTTATCCACTGAGCGCAGGGAGTTACGCTGTTGAGAGTGGCACTTCCATGGCCACACCGCTAATGGCATCGATTTACGCCTTGCTTATGGAGGCACGAGGCACCAAAGACCCCAAGACTCTTTTGAACGTATTGTCATCAACAGCCCTTCAGCTGCCATTCTATGATGGAACAACACTGTATAACGAGTTGGCTCCTGTTGCGCAGCAAGGCGGTGGTTTGGCTCAAGCTTATGATGCTGCCCACGCAACAACTCTACTTAGCGTCTCAAGCATTTCTTTCAATGACACGGACAActttgttaaaaaaaaaagcttcgCAATCAAGAACACCGGAAAGAAGAGCGTCACGTACACGATTGGTCACAACCCAACTCTAACCATGTACACATTTGGAGATGGCTCGACTGGTCACTACTCTGCGCCTTTCCCAAATCCCATCGCCGACGGCGCTGCAGCTAGCCTTTCCTTCTCGGAGAAGAAAGTAACCGTTCCAGCAGGTGGCTCAGCCGCCATTACTGTTGTAGCAACCCCTCCTCATGGCTTGAACGCGACGGAAGTGCCCGTTTACAGCGGATACATTACCCTCAATGCCACCAGCGGCGAGAATCTCGCCATTCCCTACTTGGGAGTCGTCGGTAGCCTGGCTAAGCTCCCAGTGCTGGATACAGACTTCAATTACATGATTCGGGAAACTGTTTTCGTGTTGGACCCAGTCCCTGCAAACTATACATATGTCGTCCCTGTTCCAACTTCGACAGTGTGGAATGAGACTCTTGTTCCTTTGCCCGATTATCCTGCTATCCTTCTCCAGATCGATGCTGGATCTCCCCTCTTCCGAGTTGATCTCGTGGCTGTTGGCGATACAAAGTCCAAGGTGAACACAACGAATGTACTGGGTGCTGACATTGTTGGCACCCTACCAGGCTTCCCCATCCCGTTCGCTCCAAAGGGAGAATGGATTGTTGCATACACAGGCATGACTCAAGAAGGCATAGCCACTCCTGCAGGGACCTATCAATTCCTTGTTCGAGCGGCAAAGGTCTACGGTGACGTGAATAATCCCAAGGATTTCGAGAGCATGCTCACTCAGCCATTTAACATGGCATACAACTGGACGGCTGCTGCACCGTCGAATTGA